A window of the Labeo rohita strain BAU-BD-2019 chromosome 1, IGBB_LRoh.1.0, whole genome shotgun sequence genome harbors these coding sequences:
- the atp5md gene encoding ATP synthase membrane subunit DAPIT, mitochondrial, with translation MGGHDAGTHHQFTGIAKYFNSYTITGRRNCVLATYASIAAIILFFKLKPKKQKAVKSS, from the exons ATGGGAGGACACGACGCTGGAACTCACCACCAGTTCACTGGCATTGCCAAGTACTTCAATTCATACACTATCACAGGAAGGAGGAAT TGCGTGTTGGCCACATACGCCAGTATTGCTGCCATTATCCTCTTCTTCAAATTGAAACCCAAGAAGCAAAAGGCTGTGAAATCAAGTTAA